A genome region from Triticum aestivum cultivar Chinese Spring chromosome 2B, IWGSC CS RefSeq v2.1, whole genome shotgun sequence includes the following:
- the LOC123039926 gene encoding dehydration-responsive element-binding protein 1C-like, which produces MDQTGKGYVTMTSVPPKRPAGRTKTLHPVYRGVRRRAGRWVSEVREPNKKSRIWLGTFATPEAAARAHDVAALALRGRGACVNFADSASLLVVDPATLCTPEDIRTAAIALAEAACPAAAQASASAPAPATMTMQDAAAVPYDDDYGLQYVDMDLHSYYYDGMGAGGGWSMNGDDDDDDDGAGDITLWSY; this is translated from the coding sequence ATGGACCAGACCGGCAAGGGATACGTGACCATGACGTCGGTGCCGCCGAAGCGGCCGGCAGGGCGGACCAAGACGCTGCACCCGGTGTACCGCGGCGTGCGGCGCCGCGCGGGGCGGTGGGTGAGCGAGGTGCGCGAGCCCAACAAGAAGTCGCGCATCTGGCTCGGCACCTTCGCCACCCCGGAGGCCGCCGCGCGCGCCCATGACGTGGCCGCCCTCGCCCTGCGCGGCCGCGGTGCCTGCGTCAACTTCGCTGACTCCGCGTCCCTCCTCGTGGTCGACCCGGCCACGCTCTGCACGCCCGAGGACATCCGCACCGCCGCCATCGCGCTCGCCGAGGCTGCGTGCCCCGCCGCGGCCCAGGCGTCCGCGTCCGCGCCCGCCCCGGCGACGATGACGATGCAGGATGCCGCGGCGGTGCCGTATGACGACGACTACGGCTTGCAGTACGTTGACATGGACCTGCATTCCTACTACTACGATGGGATGGGTGCCGGCGGAGGCTGGAGTATGAACGgagacgatgacgatgacgacgacggcgcCGGAGACATTACGCTGTGGAGCTACTGA